From the genome of Argentina anserina chromosome 4, drPotAnse1.1, whole genome shotgun sequence, one region includes:
- the LOC126792124 gene encoding uncharacterized protein LOC126792124 encodes MMFLSSILLLINIFSVKPPLESFIVKATILVLSLTESGSPEFGYLLSSLKTDLRLVVGLEAIFILAFSFTSLIFAIPSILASGVTYCGKNVSVKEVLPRVVKLFKRPFVTWFYIMLLHLGYCVFLTAFMVPLVVFSSHMFTLSSFSIIVLIVAVIFQAYLAVVWNLALIISVLEEKWGIDALGRAGQLIRGSMVRGFGLNILFGAFSVAVVYGLKKISDTAFSGSEIVIPLLILNSMSLIRMFSLMAYTVLYYDCKETHGEELEMQESVEYTKVTAAASLISSDEAC; translated from the coding sequence ATGATGTTTCTTAGTTCTATCCTTTTGTTGATCAATATCTTCTCAGTGAAACCGCCACTTGAGAGCTTCATTGTCAAGGCAACGATCCTAGTCCTAAGCTTGACAGAGTCTGGTAGCCCTGAATTTGGCTACCTTTTAAGTTCCTTGAAAACTGACCTCCGATTAGTCGTGGGACTAGAGGCGATTTTCATTCTAGCATTCTCCTTTACCTCTCTAATTTTTGCTATCCCATCAATCTTAGCATCAGGGGTAACATACTGTGGTAAAAACGTATCTGTCAAGGAAGTCCTACCGAGGGTGGTGAAATTGTTTAAAAGACCGTTTGTCACTTGGTTTTACATAATGCTGCTTCATCTAGGCTATTGTGTATTTCTTACAGCATTTATGGTTCCTTTGGTCGTGTTTTCCAGTCATATGTTCACACTTTCTAGTTTCTCTATAATAGTACTAATTGTAGCTGTTATTTTCCAAGCTTATCTTGCTGTTGTTTGGAATTTAGCACTCATTATTTCAGTACTTGAGGAAAAATGGGGCATTGATGCCCTAGGGAGAGCCGGACAGCTTATCAGAGGATCTATGGTACGAGGGTTTGGCCTGAATATTCTTTTCGGAGCATTCTCTGTTGCTGTGGTCTACGGTTTGAAGAAGATTAGCGATACCGCATTTTCAGGAAGTGAAATAGTAATTCCATTGCTCATTTTAAACTCAATGTCCTTGATCAGGATGTTTTCACTAATGGCATATACCGTCCTTTACTATGATTGCAAGGAGACTCATGGAGAAGAGCTTGAAATGCAAGAAAGTGTTGAATATACTAAAGTTACCGCGGCCGCTTCACTTATCAGTTCAGATGAAGCATGTTGA
- the LOC126789800 gene encoding uncharacterized protein LOC126789800, with protein MDFHVDNVYYVVVFCNSLNLSISSFVLWKDLCIKELLPKALKSLKRPIVTWFFITMLDLGYFSILLAFVLPLVLIFNLKLTVSAFTIIPCLLALVVRTYLAVVWNLALVVSILEEKCGIEALGKAGQLIKGSKLRGFFLNLVLATSSLVLFVLYTTLAKAVPVKAVIVPLLLFNSVFCLVTMVSRMAYTVLYYESKATHVEELELHGSSEYTKVSSSATPLINEDVV; from the coding sequence ATGGATTTTCATGTTGACAATGTCTATTACGTCGTTGTTTTTTGCAACAGCCTCAATCTTAGCATCAGCAGTTTCGTACTGTGGAAAGACTTGTGCATCAAGGAACTTCTACCAAAGGCATTGAAATCGTTGAAAAGACCAATTGTTACATGGTTCTTCATAACAATGCTTGATTTAGGCTACTTTTCGATTCTCCTTGCATTTGTTCTTCCTTTGGtgcttattttcaatcttAAGCTCACTGTATCTGCTTTCACTATAATCCCATGCCTTTTAGCTCTAGTTGTCCGAACTTATCTAGCTGTTGTTTGGAATTTAGCATTAGTTGTTTCAATACTAGAAGAGAAATGTGGCATTGAGGCACTTGGAAAAGCTGGACAGCTTATTAAGGGATCAAAGCTACGAGGGTTTTTTCTCAATCTTGTTTTGGCCACCTCCTCATTGGTGTTATTTGTTTTGTATACAACTCTTGCCAAAGCTGTACCAGTAAAAGCCGTGATTGTTCCATTGCTCCTCTTCAACTCTGTCTTCTGCCTCGTAACTATGGTGTCACGAATGGCATACACAGTCCTGTACTATGAGTCCAAGGCGACTCATGTAGAAGAGCTTGAACTTCATGGAAGCTCGGAATATACTAAGGTCTCCTCTTCTGCTACCCCTCTTATCAATGAAGATGTAGTTTGA
- the LOC126792123 gene encoding uncharacterized protein LOC126792123, translated as MRGNQNPRPSHPSADGHVPALPQPQNRVALTPPRTTPTSTTPSSPPPRPTVSPALSISTDHLCTFQAAIDSLYDRNDALHTQYEELHHPINSIARSQAFMAQQNAAFQNVLLNHWGASPPPPFSPTAVPVSTPSKTLGFPIYHHQPQPMAAATPPTPSLLPLSFGTYTHLPTTPPLATPHNTQVMFTLSPSSSAHPLQMGTPHVSLPSTSHRRPPYQPPPPSPPPNFPPYQPADQPPLPPPHLQHPDHSYRPPKVELPRFNGDDVDTTVWVNAFELRHPHATWDEFVAALTARFGAGTISDIKGALSHLKQTSSVDEFISAFPKLSCRAPDWPNSELIHMFIVGLRSELRHDIRALNPHTIEEAQRLARLFEARNLELRSPPPFRRPNPPSTYNKPQFPSSSSHTNPNSLPRPPPPNNNPFPHYTPRPNNFRTLSPVEQRDRRAKGLCFGCDEAWHDKHVCKQPLLSILAPESEEALVEDTLPPSPPLESAEETTPSIHSMLSPLPS; from the exons ATGCGTGGTAACCAAAATCCCCGCCCATCCCACCCTTCGGCTGATGGCCATGTTCCTGCACTTCCCCAACCCCAAAACCGAGTGGCTCTTACCCCTCCCCGCACAACCCCCACCTCCACCACCCCATCCTCACCACCACCACGTCCCACCGTTTCACCTGCCCTCTCCATCTCTACAGACCACCTTTGTACCTTTCAAGCTGCCATAGACAGCCTCTATGACCGAAATGATGCCTTACACACCCAATATGAGGAACTACATCACCCAATTAACTCCATTGCACGGAGCCAGGCCTTCATGGCCCAACAGAACGCAGCGTTCCAGAATGTGCTGCTCAACCATTGGGGTGcttctccaccaccaccattttCACCCACCGCTGTTCCAGTTTCCACACCTTCTAAAACTCTGGGTTTTCCCATCTACCACCACCAACCACAACCCATGGCAGCAGCGACACCCCCTACTCCCTCTCTGTTACCTCTCTCTTTTGGTACTTACACTCATCTCCCCACCACTCCACCCCTTGCGACCCCACACAATACACAAGTCATGTTCACCCTTTCACCATCATCCTCTGCTCACCCCCTACAAATGGGCACTCCACATGTTTCTCTTCCATCTACCTCCCACCGCCGACCACCCTaccaaccaccaccaccatctccaCCACCAAATTTCCCTCCCTACCAACCAGCAGACCAACCCCCTCTGCCGCCACCACACCTACAACACCCTGACCATTCTTATCGCCCACCAAAGGTTGAGCTACCGCGGTTCAATGGTGATGATGTG GACACCACTGTGTGGGTGAACGCCTTCGAACTCCGCCACCCTCATGCCACCTGGGATGAGTTCGTGGCCGCCCTCACGGCTCGATTTGGCGCTGGCACCATTTCAGACATCAAGGGTGCGCTTTCCCACCTAAAGCAGACCTCTAGCGTCGATGAATTCATCTCGGCCTTTCCCAAACTCTCCTGTCGCGCCCCTGACTGGCCGAACAGTGAACTAATACACATGTTCATTGTCGGACTACGATCCGAATTGCGCCATGACATACGGGCCCTCAACCCCCACACTATTGAAGAGGCACAACGCCTTGCGCGTCTCTTCGAAGCTCGAAACCTGGAGCTCCGCTCTCCTCCGCCATTTCGGCGCCCAAATCCGCCTTCCACTTACAATAAACCGCAATTCCCCTCTTCATCTTCCCACACCAACCCCAACTCCCTTCCTCGACCCCCACCTCCTAACAACAACCCATTTCCACATTACACACCTCGCCCGAACAATTTTCGTACCCTTAGCCCTGTGGAGCAACGCGACCGCCGCGCTAAGGGCCTTTGCTTTGGCTGTGATGAAGCTTGGCATGATAAACATGTGTGCAAACAACCTCTCCTCTCCATTCTGGCCCCCGAGTCAGAGGAGGCGCTAGTGGAGGACACCCTTCCCCCCTCACCGCCACTAGAATCAGCAGAGGAAACCACCCCGTCTATCCACTCCATGCTATCACCCCTACCAAGTTAA
- the LOC126792125 gene encoding uncharacterized protein LOC126792125: MFLDFLGLLREVYKLFSRNGKAMSSITILIILVTSFLLLTKFYSIKPIITDYVMKTSSLAATSPRGAKFAHLLTAAEFDFRLFFSVEWLFMLAMSITSLFFATASILASAVSYCGKDLSIKELLPKALKSLKRPIVTWFFITMLDLGYFSILLAFVLPLVLIFNLKLTVSAFTIIPCLLALVVRTYLAVVWNLALVVSILEEKCGIEALGKAGQLIKGSKLRGFFLNLVLATSSLVLFVLYTTLAKAVPVKAVIVPLLLFNSFFCLETMVSRMAYTVLYYESKATHGEELELHGSSEYSQYTKVSSSAVTLINEDAV; encoded by the coding sequence ATGTTTTTAGATTTCCTGGGACTCCTAAGGGAAGTCTACAAGCTTTTCTCCAGAAATGGGAAGGCCATGTCCTCCATCACCATTCTCATAATACTTGTTACGTCTTTCCTCTTGTTAACCAAATTCTACTCCATCAAACCAATAATCACTGATTATGTAATGAAGACAAGCTCCCTCGCAGCTACAAGTCCGAGAGGCGCTAAATTCGCCCATCTTCTAACTGCTGCCGAGTTCGACTTCCGATTATTTTTCAGTGTAGAATGGCTTTTCATGTTGGCAATGTCTATTACGTCGTTGTTTTTTGCAACAGCCTCAATCTTAGCATCAGCAGTGTCGTACTGTGGAAAAGACTTGTCCATCAAGGAACTTCTACCAAAGGCATTGAAATCATTGAAAAGACCAATTGTTACATGGTTCTTCATAACAATGCTTGATCTAGGCTACTTTTCGATTCTCCTTGCATTTGTTCTTCCTTTGGTGCTCATTTTCAATCTTAAGCTCACCGTATCTGCTTTCACTATAATCCCATGCCTTTTAGCTCTAGTTGTCCGAACTTATCTAGCTGTTGTTTGGAATTTAGCATTAGTTGTTTCAATACTAGAAGAGAAATGTGGCATTGAGGCACTTGGAAAAGCTGGACAGCTTATTAAGGGATCAAAGCTACGAGGGTTTTTTCTCAATCTTGTTTTGGCCACCTCCTCATTGGTGTTATTTGTTTTGTATACAACTCTTGCCAAAGCTGTGCCAGTAAAAGCCGTGATTGTTCCATTGCTCCTCTTCAACTCTTTCTTCTGCCTTGAAACTATGGTGTCACGAATGGCATACACAGTCCTGTACTATGAGTCCAAGGCGACTCATGGAGAAGAGCTTGAACTTCATGGAAGCTCGGAATATAGTCAATATACTAAGGTCTCCTCTTCTGCTGTCACTCTTATCAATGAAGATGCAGTTTGA